The following proteins are encoded in a genomic region of Pyramidobacter porci:
- the tnpA gene encoding IS200/IS605 family transposase: MAQNANETLSHTTWNCKYHVVFAPKFRRRLIYGKLRAEIGKILRTLCERKGVEILEANACPDHIHMLLQIPPQYSVSEVIGFLKGKSSLMIFDRFANLKYRYGNRKFRSRGYYVDTVRRNEKKIIEYIHNQLQEDKLTDQLTLKELEDPFTGESVRRGK; encoded by the coding sequence ATGGCACAGAATGCCAATGAAACTTTATCACATACGACTTGGAACTGCAAATATCATGTTGTCTTTGCCCCTAAATTCAGACGTCGTCTCATATATGGCAAGCTCAGAGCAGAAATTGGGAAAATACTGAGAACGCTGTGTGAACGCAAGGGAGTAGAAATATTGGAGGCAAACGCGTGTCCCGATCATATCCACATGCTGCTGCAAATACCGCCTCAATACAGCGTATCGGAAGTCATTGGATTTCTGAAAGGCAAAAGTTCACTGATGATCTTTGATAGATTCGCGAACCTGAAATACAGGTATGGGAACCGAAAATTCCGGAGCCGAGGCTATTATGTGGATACAGTAAGGCGCAATGAAAAGAAGATAATAGAATATATTCACAATCAACTTCAGGAGGACAAGCTGACAGATCAGCTCACCCTGAAAGAACTGGAAGACCCGTTTACGGGTGAGTCGGTGAGAAGAGGCAAGTAA
- the iadA gene encoding beta-aspartyl-peptidase, with the protein MHNPLLLKNIDLYAPEHVGLTDLLILGGKIAAVERGIDVKIPGLEIIDAEGGVAAPGIVDHHNHFGGAGGEGAFNFRTPPAQLSTFVKAGITTAVGLLGTDGFSRSLTELLAKARALDIEGLSTWMYTGSYQLPGPTITGRVGHDIAWIDKVIGCKIALSDHRSSHPAVETIRALVSEARVAGMLSGKAGVVCVHMGSEASGLEPLREAVSGTGVPLSQFMPTHTTRCPELLDDAIAWVKAGGVADITADEKTPGAIARYVAEGADLSHVCFSSDGNGSMPRFDAAGNFAGMGVGDPASILQAIGDCARAGDAPLEKIFAFAGANPAAWLKLPGKGRLEKGFDADLMLLDKDCRLRTLIGRGRVMMRDGEVLAKGTFEA; encoded by the coding sequence ATGCATAATCCGCTGCTTCTGAAAAACATCGATCTGTACGCGCCCGAACACGTGGGCTTGACCGATCTGCTGATCCTTGGCGGCAAAATCGCCGCCGTGGAGAGGGGGATCGACGTGAAAATTCCCGGTCTCGAAATCATCGACGCGGAAGGGGGCGTCGCCGCGCCCGGTATCGTCGATCATCACAACCATTTCGGCGGCGCCGGCGGCGAGGGCGCGTTTAACTTCCGCACGCCGCCCGCGCAGCTTTCTACGTTCGTCAAGGCCGGCATCACGACCGCGGTCGGCCTGCTGGGCACCGACGGCTTCAGCCGCTCGCTCACCGAACTGCTGGCCAAAGCCCGCGCGCTCGACATCGAAGGGCTGAGCACGTGGATGTACACGGGCTCCTATCAGCTGCCCGGGCCGACGATCACGGGCAGGGTCGGCCACGACATCGCCTGGATCGACAAGGTCATCGGCTGCAAGATCGCGCTGTCCGATCACCGCTCCTCGCATCCTGCGGTGGAGACGATCCGCGCGCTGGTTTCCGAAGCGCGCGTGGCCGGGATGCTGTCCGGCAAAGCCGGCGTCGTCTGCGTGCACATGGGCAGCGAGGCTTCGGGACTGGAGCCGCTGCGCGAAGCCGTGAGCGGCACCGGCGTGCCGCTGAGCCAGTTCATGCCGACGCACACGACGCGCTGCCCCGAACTCCTCGACGACGCGATCGCCTGGGTCAAGGCCGGCGGCGTGGCCGACATCACCGCCGACGAAAAGACGCCCGGCGCGATCGCCCGCTACGTGGCCGAAGGAGCCGACCTGTCGCACGTCTGCTTCAGCTCCGACGGCAACGGCAGCATGCCGCGCTTCGACGCGGCGGGTAACTTCGCCGGCATGGGCGTGGGTGACCCCGCCTCCATCCTTCAGGCGATCGGCGACTGCGCACGCGCAGGCGACGCGCCGCTGGAAAAGATCTTCGCGTTCGCCGGCGCCAATCCCGCTGCCTGGCTCAAGCTGCCCGGCAAGGGCCGGCTGGAAAAGGGCTTCGACGCCGACCTGATGCTCCTCGACAAGGATTGCCGCCTGCGCACGCTGATCGGCCGCGGCCGCGTGATGATGCGCGACGGCGAAGTGCTCGCCAAGGGCACCTTCGAAGCGTAA